In Serratia liquefaciens ATCC 27592, the genomic stretch AAGCGATAGCCGTGGTGCACGAAGCGATCGTCCGCTGTCTGGCGAAGGAAATGGCCGATGAGTGGCTGGCGGTTTATCACGCTAACAAGACCGACGGCTACCGGGTTGAACATGCTGACATCGCGAAACGTGCGCTGCGCAACGTGTGCCTGGGTTACCTGGCCTTTGGCGATGAAGCGCTGGCCGACCGATTGGTGACGGAGCAGTATCGCCAGGCGGATAATATGACCGATTCGCTGGCGGCTCTGGCCGCTGCGGTGGCGGCGCAATTGCCTTGCCGCGACGCGCTGTTGGCGGCCTTTGACGAACGCTGGCACCAGGATGGTCTGGTGATGGACAAGTGGTTTGTGCTGCAGGCGACCAGCCCGGCGGCGGACGTGCTGACCAAAGTGCGTGGGTTGCTGAAACACCGTTCATTCAGCCTGAGCAATCCAAACCGCACACGCTCATTGATTGGGGGCTTTGCTTCTGCCAACCCGGCGGCGTTCCATGCGGCGGACGGCAGTGGCTATCAGTTCCTGGTGGAAATCCTCAGCGATTTGAACCAACGCAACCCGCAGATTGCTGCTCGCCTGATCGAACCTTTGATCCGCTTGAAACGCTACGATGCTTCACGTCAGGCATTAATGCGCAAAGCGCTTGAACAGTTGAAAGGACTGGAGAATTTGTCCGGCGACCTGTTCGAGAAAATCACCAAGGCGCTCGACGCGTAAGTCTAAGAAGGGACGGCATGCCGTCCCTTTTTTAATTTGCTGCGCGGCGTGTGGCCTGGCTTAAGGGGGAGGGCGGAGACAATACTCTGTCCAGCACTTCGGCTTCCAGCTCTGCCAGTTTGACCGACCCTTTGCGCCGTGGTCGCGGCAGGTCGACGGTCAGATCCAGGCCGATACGGCCTTCCTCAATCAAAATGACGCGATCCGCCAACGCAATGGCTTCACTGACGTCATGCGTCACCAGCAATACGGTGAAACCGTGCTGTTGCCACAACCCTTCAATCAATCCCTGCATTTCAATCCGCGTCAAGGCGTCGAGCGCCCCCAAAGGTTCGTCCAACAGCAACAGGCGTGGACGGTGGATCAGCGCACGTGCCAGAGCCACTCGCTGTTTTTGTCCTCCGGACAAGGCCGCCGGCCACTCGTTGGCGCGGTCGGCCAGCCCGACGGCTTCCAGTGCTTGCAACGCATCGGCACGCCAGTTACCGCGCAGGCCAAGGCCCACATTGTCGATCACCTTTTTCCACGGAAGCAGGCGGGCGTCCTGAAACATTAAGCGGGTATCGTCTCTGGCGCTGGCAAGGGGCGCATTCCCGCTCAGCAAGGCGCCGCTGGTGGCTTTTTCCAGTCCTGCCATCAGACGCAGCAGCGTGCTTTTACCGCAGCCACTGCGGCCGACCACGGCGACAAACTGACCCGCGCTGATGCGCAATTGAATATTGTCCAGCACGGTGCGGTTACCGTAGCGCTTGGCAATGGACTCCAGCGTGACCGGCGTCCCTTGGGGAATTCGAGCGGGAGTCGTCATAGCGCTTCTCCTTGTTTCAGTTGATAGGCCGGGTGCCAGCGCAACCAGACGCGTTCCAGCAACTGTGCGCTGACGTCCGCCAGCTTGCCGAGCAGGGCATAAAGCACAATCGCCACCACCACCACGTCGGTCTGCAAGAATTCACGTGCGTTCATCGCCAGATAACCGATACCCGAATTGGCGGAAATGGTTTCGGCCACGATCAGCGTCAGCCACATAAAACCCAACGCGAAACGCACGCCGACCATAATCGACGGCAGAGCGCCCGGCAAAACCACCTGAGCAAAGAGCTGGAAACCGCTCAGACCGTAGCTGCGTGCCATTTCAAGCAGGCCGTGATCGATATTCTTGATACCGTGATAGGTATTCAAATAAATGGGGAACAGCGTGCCTAACGCCACCAGAAAAATCTTGGCGGACTCATCGATACCGAACCACAGGATCACCAGCGGGATCAGCGCCAGATGCGGCACGTTGCGGATCATCTGCACGGAGCTGTCCAACAGGCGCTCGCCCCAACGTGACAAACCGGTGATAAAGCCCAGCACCAGCCCAATGCTGCCGCCGATGCTAAAACCGATCAGTGCGCGCCAACTGCTGATCGTCAGGTGTTGCCACAACTCGCCGCTTTTGGTTAGCGTCCAGAAGGCGGTGACGACCGCGCTCGGCGCCGGCAGAATACGGTTCGACAGCCAACCCGCCTCGACGGAGATTTGCCAGATAACCACCAGCGCTACCGGCAATGCCCAGGGGGCCAGCCGGTGCAATATGCGTTGTGTACCCTTCGCCATAAGGGGGCTCCTCAGCTTTGCGACGCTTTTTGCGGAATATAGATATTGGCCACCACTTCTCCCTGGGCCTTGACCGGTTTGCGCTGCGTGGGGATTTGGTTTTCCACCAGGTCAAGATGGGGGAACAGCAGTTCGCCGACGCGATAGGCCTCTTCCAGATGCGGGTAGCCGGACAGGATAAAGGTATCGATGCCCAGATCGGCATATTCCTGCATGCGCGCCGCCACCGTCGGGCCGTCGCCGACCAGGGCAGTACCGGCCCCGCCACGGACCAAGCCCACCCCGGCCCACAGATTGGGGCTGATCTCCAGATTGTCTTTTTTGCCGCCGTGCAGCGCTGCCATGCGTCGTTGCCCTACAGAGTCAAAGCGGGCAAATGCCTTTTGTGCATCGGCGATGGTTTTTTCATCCAGATTGGCAATCAGTCGGTCTGCTGCACGCCAGGCTTCTTCGGTAGTTTCACGCACGATCACGTGCAGGCGAATACCGAAGCGCACCTTGCGACCTTTAGCCGCCGCTTTGGCGCGGACCTCGGCAATTTTTTCTTTCACCTGCGCCGGGGGTTCTCCCCATGTGAGGTACATTTCAACCTGTTCGGCGGCCAGATCCTGCGCAGCGGCAGAGGATCCGCCGAAATACAGCGGCGGACGCGGTTGTTGCACC encodes the following:
- the ssuD gene encoding FMNH2-dependent alkanesulfonate monooxygenase; this translates as MSLNVFWFLPTHGDGHYLGSTEGARSVDYGYLQQIAQAADRLGFGGVLIPTGRSCEDSWLVAASLIPVTQRLKFLVALRPGIISPTLAARQAATLDRLSNGRALFNLVTGGDPEELAAEGLHLNHEERYEASAEFTHVWRKVLEGETVDFDGKHIQVKGAKLLYPPVQQPRPPLYFGGSSAAAQDLAAEQVEMYLTWGEPPAQVKEKIAEVRAKAAAKGRKVRFGIRLHVIVRETTEEAWRAADRLIANLDEKTIADAQKAFARFDSVGQRRMAALHGGKKDNLEISPNLWAGVGLVRGGAGTALVGDGPTVAARMQEYADLGIDTFILSGYPHLEEAYRVGELLFPHLDLVENQIPTQRKPVKAQGEVVANIYIPQKASQS
- the ssuC gene encoding aliphatic sulfonate ABC transporter permease SsuC; its protein translation is MAKGTQRILHRLAPWALPVALVVIWQISVEAGWLSNRILPAPSAVVTAFWTLTKSGELWQHLTISSWRALIGFSIGGSIGLVLGFITGLSRWGERLLDSSVQMIRNVPHLALIPLVILWFGIDESAKIFLVALGTLFPIYLNTYHGIKNIDHGLLEMARSYGLSGFQLFAQVVLPGALPSIMVGVRFALGFMWLTLIVAETISANSGIGYLAMNAREFLQTDVVVVAIVLYALLGKLADVSAQLLERVWLRWHPAYQLKQGEAL
- the ssuB gene encoding aliphatic sulfonates ABC transporter ATP-binding protein, whose amino-acid sequence is MTTPARIPQGTPVTLESIAKRYGNRTVLDNIQLRISAGQFVAVVGRSGCGKSTLLRLMAGLEKATSGALLSGNAPLASARDDTRLMFQDARLLPWKKVIDNVGLGLRGNWRADALQALEAVGLADRANEWPAALSGGQKQRVALARALIHRPRLLLLDEPLGALDALTRIEMQGLIEGLWQQHGFTVLLVTHDVSEAIALADRVILIEEGRIGLDLTVDLPRPRRKGSVKLAELEAEVLDRVLSPPSPLSQATRRAAN